The Columba livia isolate bColLiv1 breed racing homer chromosome 2, bColLiv1.pat.W.v2, whole genome shotgun sequence genome includes the window ttttcttcatcctttccaGTCACTCTCATGTCTTGTATCCTTCTTGTACTTGCCTAGTCTATTTAGTTGTGTTTTTCCTGGTATTTAATCAAGTCCAGAATACCTCCTGGACACATTTTGCACTTGCAATACCCAGTAATTCCACCAAAGATGTCCTGGCAAAAATCAGGCATTTTCCATAATGATTTATTACATGAAATTTCTCTTTGAACAGTATGACATTccaagtatttttctctttaccaGAAACATGTGATTTGGGAATCCTCTTTGTAACAAAGGCTactcaaagaaataaaaactccTCAAACTTCTGttaaactatttaaaaatcttGAACCTTGTCCATTCTGACCTTCTCAAAGCTTCCCTTTCCACCTTTTACTCCCTAGATACAGAAAGACCTTACTGAAATTCTGTTCTGATATTTATAGCTGTTCTCAATATAgtttaaatgaaacattaaatctgggaaaaaaaaaaataatccccaaCATTTTATCAgaggtgttttaaaattagACTGAGATTAGTAGAAGTCCCAGGTTTTCATCTCAGTTTTCAGGAATTGCACATGAGACAAACTGAAGGATCAGGAATCCTTCAGATAAACAGTAAACAGAGTTACTTCTCAGCACTCATAGAGAATTTAAGCTGGAATTAGTCTATGTTGCAGATTTTTAAGTCTAATGTAGATCCACTTTATTCTTATTCTGCAAAGCAGTGTTTAATGAGTGTCATCAGTAGAGTCCAGGTGCAATTCCTCTAATCTTGAAGTGGTTGTGCAAAATAGGTCAACTGAATCGAGCTCTAAAAGTGCTTGTTTTTCTCAACTATCTGAAAAAGACTGAGCCCTAGGTTACTGAAGATGCCAGCATTATTTGATACATTATTTGATACAATTCCAACTGCAGTTGTTTTGATTGAGTCTCAAGTGATTTGGACAATCATTAGTCTCTTCAAAACATTGACATGTAAAATGCTCTTTCTGCCTCGGCACTCAGCAGTTTCTCATATACAAACTGTAGAAGTCACTGTAAGTGAAGCCAGATCTAAGACTAAAACCATACAGATTCCACTCCTACATAAGGCCACCTGATTCTAGCTTTTAACCCCACGTTGCAAAATATGATAGAGTTTTAGACCCAGCTCCTCAAAGGTACCATAGTCCCTCTAAGAGAGACCCTTTATGTCCCTAAGTCTGTGTGGGCCACTGCAGGTCTAAGTGGGACTCATATTCCCTGACtttattaatttgaaaattagCAGCCTAGTTTAGGTTATGATCATCAGAGACACTGAGGTATTTGCAGCAAGTGATTCATCCTGTCCTCAGAAAGGAGCCGGCAATATACAGGATGAATCACGCTGGAAGTCCCTGTTTCTTTCTACAGATTACAGAGAGAACGTAACTAAGATTAGCTAAAATATTTTAGACAATTAAAATTAGGGATAATGAATCAGGGCTTCTATTTTCCCATCTGTCAAACTGAAGATACCAGGAATTTCATCCTCCCAAGGGTAATGCTATGGGAAATTCTCAGGACTATCCTTTTGGAAGCCAGAGAGTAACTTTGCTCAGCTACAGGCAAGTAATATTGCTCTCACATTTCATCTCTTGACTATGTTAGATTTTCCTTGCCATCAGTCAcggaggaaacagaaaagaatcagtgaaagaaaatgacaCCTCCCCAACGAAGTTCGTACACTTTTTTGTATCCGCCTTACGATTACCTAGAGATTAGTTTCGGTTACAACGCAgtgcttttttttattgtttcagtcACTTACACATACTGAtaatttttctgtgctgcaCCTACACCTACTTGTCAACAGACACTGCGTGACCACAGCTTGAGTCTCAGTGTGATGCATCTGTGACTAAGCTGTGATTAACTATAACTTCTGAAAACCCTTTTCATGGGGCTCATAGCTGGTAGCGTGCCCTGCATCATCAGCTGTCAATCTCTGGTTTAGGGAAACTCATGAATGCCAACCAGTCAGACCTACTCCTGATTACAGTTATTTTATATGATGCTAGGAGTTATTCTTCTAGTTAGGGATGAATCTAATCCCTGTTGAAGTCCATTGTGAGAATGCCATTGATTGCCTAAGATGAGGACTTCAGCCCTTATTTCattcaaaacagacaaaatcaGTGGACTTTAAGTATGGAATCAAGACACTAAAGCTGAATTTTTAAGTCTGATGTTTTTCAGTTAGACTTTGAAACCGGTAATGAGAAAGTGCTAATAACTATtcaatattttgattttgttgaCTTTTGGTTTGATGATACAGAGAGCTTCATTTAATTTGACTTTCAGATTGTGTCTGCTTGAATTTCAGGCACTTTCTCTCATGAGATAAGGTGGTGGAAGGTCCAGTTGGGATGCCAAGTGCATATGTGAGCAGCCATGCATtcaaggagaagaggaaaacaatacAATCCtttatttgcagagctgtgtgaCCTGTTGTGGCTCTTCTTTCATGTGAATTAGTGGGAAAGCCACAGACAATATTGTTATGGAAGATCAATCGTGTGATATTCTGTATGTGTTTCTTTATCTagaggcacttttttttttcaggatgtgCCAGAGATTGGGACGGACTAACCTGCTGGCCCAGAGCCACTTTTGGGGAGGTGATTAAAGTTCCCTGTCCCAGATTTTTTGAAGAAATCACCCATATTCATGGcaagaattttttcctattctttttaTCCctacatgtttttttttaagaaattataaTAGTTAAATATCCTGTAACTTACCTGTTTTCCTGATTCATAATGCTAGCTTATGTCAGTAATTATCCAGGTGCACACCTCAGCTAATGGTCAGTACTTGACAcacttttgttttgtgttattCTGTACTGAATTGCATAGTTTATTTGATGGTCTAAAATATGGATAGTTGCACTACGTTGTTAAGGTTATAAAGCAATATAAGTATGTCATAGAATGACTGATTCATAAAGTCACAGAATAATTGATATCAGAAAGGACCTCAGTCCAatccatctagtccaatcctccagCCAGAGAAGGATCAAGTTCAAAAATTGTGTCTAAATTCAAAGTTGGATCAGGTGGCTCAGGGTTTATTCCACAATCACTAGTTGTCTTGCAAATGCAGGATAGACTGCATAATTGGATTTCCTCTGCGTAAGGATTGAATTTGCAGAATAAAGTCACTATATGAAATGTAGAAGTTTTGCTGCATCTTGAAATGAATGGGAATATCTCAGCTTTTAGTAGCTATATAGAATATTTTAACTCTATAACCATTCTTGCTGAACATGACTAGACCAGTAAGTGCCTAACTTAAGAATCAAAGTAAGAGTAAAAATTTGTTGTTTCTTGTCaaaacttaaagaaaatcaACCCTGTAATTCATTCTGTGATATATTTTATCATTAAAGGCTTCCTTCAGAGAAATTGTACACAGGATGCATATTGGTCAGAACCATTCCCACCATACACTATCGCCTGTGGATTTGATGAAGGTTCCAGTAAAGGACCAGAGGATCAGGTGAGCTTTTGGTTTCCTGATTGTGAACATCTCCAGAGCATCTTTGTTTCTTGTATGTGGTTCTCCAGCACTGGGAGACCTAAACTCTCTTCCTACAGACCTAATTCTCTTCCTCTTCAGGATGGCTTTCTTTAAGCAAGCACTGGCTTGTGTTAAGCCAGGCATAGTTTGTAGCTGGCCTAGCCTGGAAACAAGCAAGAGACTACaaactgtttcaaaaagatgggcccaatttcaaagcagcatGAGTTAAAATTGGGTCTATCTCTTTGGAACACCCTGTATGTTTGCATTTTAACATTATGGAAGATTTGAAGGCAGAGCTCCCATCTGTGCTGTGGCTGTATTTAGTTTGTTATTCCGATCAAACCCACAAGGTCTATAAAAGGACAATACGATCAGTAAGCTCTATTGCATTGTAAACACAAGGAAGCGGGTAAGAAGAATTCCACTTAAATTCTATGAGAACTActtgttttatattttgtatcTGCAGTGAGGACTTATGATGTCTTCTTCATATAGTGTTGGTTTCTTTAGCTGTCCTACAAAAGCAGATTAAATGCATCAAAATACTTCATTATTCAATTGAAGAAcctgtgttttgaaaatactgtATAAAAGATTaggaatatttcagaaatacaagGATGGTTCCTAGGTTGTTAAGGTTGCATGATTTATTTATGGATCTACTTAAAATTTCTGTTGTCTCAACCTAGAATTTCTACTTTTTGGGTAAACAGAGTTTAGATCAGCTAGAGAACAAAGTGTCCGTTGTATTTACAAGGAGGAACTTTGCCTGGATTCAGAGAATTTAGTTTCTTGGGATTTGAATAATTAGCTTATCTTGTAGTGAATCAGAACAAAATTTGAATAGCTAAAGCAACATAaacatgtttcatttttcttcagacaTAGGATATTTGaatgcaaaacaaataaatgaactaTAAAGAATTTACAGTACTATGGTATGTGCCTACTGAATGAAATGTTTGTCCAAAGAATTGAAGACATCACATTGTTTCCTTAGCCTTAACATTCCTACCTCCACAGTGAGATGTGACTGTTTCCTAGTGTTTCAGTTTCCCTACCTGCAAAATGCAAGTTTTAGTTCTCTTTTAGCTATAGCTGTTTATGAAACTTAACACTTATCAATTCAGTGGGAAACACGCTTTGAGCTAAACAGAGTAGAACCTGGCCCAAGACTAAAGTAACGGATTGACAAATCACCCATCTGCAAGCTTCAATGCCCTTGCAGTCTTTATGTATCTATAGGGGAAAATGTAATTACTTAACAAAAGTAACAATTTCCTGTTGAACATGCTTAAAGGGGTCACTATTTTAGATGAGCCTGTGGGTTGTGGAACCtgcctcaaaaagaaaaaaggtgttttAGTGTTGGAGAGAAAAACCTGAATCAGATCACAAGCAtgcaaagcagcacagaggtGATGGGACTGACTAGTAAGGGCAAATGTGTCTTCATGAAATAAGCACACCAGCATGCATGCTGCATAACCACCAGCATTGGTTTGTGTTCTATTTTTTCTCATAGAAATCATATTATTCTGCATTTTGGCGTGTCTACACTGCGGGCTATGCAGCATCAGTGACTTCACTCATTACAGCTCTAATTGTCTTTGCTGCCTTCAGGTAAAAAACCAGTTGGTCTCTTTTCAGGATGTGTCAAGATAGGGGCATTCTAATTCCTCTCAAATATTCTGTGCTTTAGTTTTgtgtcttttgttgttgttgtttttattattattatttttttatttattattattactattattattttcaaattcagaTATTACAACATTGATGGCAATGGGTCCTTCTCTAACCATGTTGTGGAATTTTCCTGTAGAtgtcaaaaaataaagttgtctGGGCAGGTTGTCTAAGTCCAGaggtgtcaaactaattttcagttgCGGCctcatcagcctcgcggttgctttcaaagggccaactgcaattttaggactgtaaaaatgtaggagtagttacatttatttagccctaaaactacatttggccctttaaaagcaactgcgaggctgatgtggccccctgtgaaaatgagtttgacacctctgtCTTAGTCACTTTAATCTTACCATACAGTGGAAATGCTCCAACCCTTTTTCACTATTAATATAAAATGACTATTTCTCCATTGCATAACAGGACATGCTTTGCAGAAACTGTCTCATATCCTGAACATTTACTCATTCTAAGATGTTCATTCCCTCTGTGAAAGACCATTTCTTCCATAATTGGGAGCTATAGAAAGAGATTTAAAGGAAGGTAACTATCATGTTTGATGatgttggatattaggaaatagATCCTGGTTTTTATTGGTTCCCACACACTTGGATAGAAGCCTTAAGGTTACTCTACAGACAAGAGTGAAGGACACTGAAGCACCTTCCTAGCTGGAGCAGATTTGCAGTCTCAAAAGTCATATCACTTACAGAGGGACCCAGAAGCAAAACGTTGATATTTCCAAACCTTGAAGGAGATTCCTTCAGCTCAAGGTAAAACTGTGGACAGGCCAATCTAAGGAAATGCAGGTCTAGGGTAAGGCAGCTACTTCTCTGGTAGCCATCCCACAACATGCGACTGAGACCCCCTAAATATTCTGTTCTCCTCTGGccagaaagggaatgaagagtTTATTGCAAGCTTGTTCAACAAAAAATGCCATTTAGAATAATTAAAAGGCATTATTGCAGTACAGCCCAAGGGGCTCAGAGTTACTCTCTGGTTCTGGCATCTCTTTTAAATGTGTGGTGATTCAAGGACAATTATACTAGCACTTTTATTAGCTTAAACAGGTAATGACTGCTCTGCTCCCTTGTGTCTTACTCCCTCTCAAACAGTGACAGatcatttatttgctttggaaGGTGTCTGAAGTCACCCTGTATTCCTGTCTGAGCTTGGAGACTATGAGAAATTTCTCTTGAAGAacaacttctgttttctctttccacaTCAGAAAATTCCACTGCACACGGAATTACATCCATATGCACTTGTTTGTCTCCTTTATCCTGAGAGCAATTGCTGTTTTCACGAAAgatgctgttttgtttgcagatgaAAATATGGACCACTGCCTTATGTCAACGGTACTGtactttgcctttctcttttccGTGATTTAACATTTAATTCTTGACCTGAAGAGAATATGTGGATTTCTTAGTCCAATTTTGCTTTAGTTTTCTAGATCTGaaatcttaaaacaaacaatactACACAAACCCAAAGACCAAGTACTATGGCTACGTTCAGCTTTGATATATACGGTACAGGTCTGTCAGCTTTAACGGAGCTATAACAATTTCTATCAGGAAATAATTTCATCTATAGGAGAGAGTCTATGTTTCCCTTTCAAAAAAAGAATTCAAATGAAATTACGGAATCCCAAAGCTACTAAATATtgtaataatttcttccttcttgtgTGGTAACACTGAACTTTGCTTATATTTGTAGAGAAACCAAATGCAGTGAAGAGTGGACTTAatagcttttcttcctctgcatttCCAGGTTGCTTGTAAGGTTGCTGTGGCATTCTTCCAGTTCAGTATTTTAGCCAATTTCTTCTGGCTTCTTATAGAAGGGATATACCTGCAAACACTGCTTTTGCTGACTTTTGTTTCGGACAAGCAGTATGTATGGTGGTTCATATTTACTGGCTGGGGTTAGTACTCTTTTCCTCTTTATGTTATTTAGTATTTCCATTTACTTTCAGAACTAGATAAAATATAAGATTTGTTCTGAGATTAAAGGTGCCTATCAAAGGCGCCACCTTTCTGATGAAAGTTGCCCATTCATTCATTCATCAAAACCGTACCATtatactgtctgtcttcttatCTTGCTGCATATTTACACAGTTCAAAACTTTGAAGGAGAGGATAGGATGGATTACTAGAAGCACTATGATACACCTGCTCAAAAGACTGAAGCACTCCTGTTTATGATTGGAATTATTTTCAGGCAACCACAGTAATTTACAAGTCGGCCATCTAGTCTTAACTATCTCTCCAGGTTTCTCCTGCAGTCAGTGGAGTGAGGTATGCATGGGGTGGTGGTGATTAGTCAAGTCCTCAAGAAGATCCTGGAAACTTGTTGCTTTCCTCCACTCACTAGAGAAGTTTGGGTGACTAACTCTAAATTGACCATTTGTTTTTAGTAAGCAGAATTAGATAGATTAATCTTAAACCATGTGAGTTAGGCCAAGGAATCAAATAACTCTAGTTTTTTCAGGGACCTTCTAGCTTTAAGGAATCTTTAGAGATTGTATAGCAATTAAAATTGTCTACTAGTGTCAGAATATGTACACGTAATACATAAAATTTCTTTCACTGCAGAAGACTGTTTATTGTAACTCTCATATTCTTGTACTTTACCTTGGCTGTTCTGAAATAGACGCAACCAAACTGAGTGGTTACATTGACATTTTTGGCGTAAGGGTGAAATGCAAATTTTCCTGAAGTaaatagtaatttttccttcatcttcagattctcatacatttttttttttatctaagtaaattttaaaagtctgaatTTTATAGAGGGGATGTTTATTTGGAGCTATTCCAATTATGATTGCCTGTAACTAGATACTTAGACCTTCATTAACCACAGCTAACTTGAGATAACAAAGGAAACACCTCAATTAATAATACATTAATTCTCATCTCCTCCTAAAACCAGTGAAAAGTGAGAGACACCTCAGGGGAAACTCAGATCTTAGGTCATATGGttgtaaatatttatcttcattaattaaaaaagcaactTGAAGATAATATGGTCCCAGCTTAAAGGCCTTGAGCAAAGGTCTAAAATTATGAAGGACAACTTCTGGGCCTTTCCTACAGATCTTAAATGATACTTAGAAAAGTATTACCTATATTTCTATAGATATATCAATGAAAATGTCATCTGCTTCAGATTAGAGTCCCTTTTATCGCAGCTTGGAAAGTCACTTTGGAAATTCAATTCCACTGAAAGAGAGCAAAAGCAATTGCTAGATTATAggtctgctaaaaaaaaaagggggggcaTAACTATTCAGTCATAAATGTAGGAGGCAACTACTAAGTCATAAATGCAGAAGGATAAGCAGTGACAAAATGAGGCTAGAAATTGCCAGTTCCTGGATTCACCTAAATTTTCATGGGATGATCACCAATTAATTGCTCCTCAGACCAAACATAGTGAACTCTTCCAGCTAGTGTACGGAGAGTTGTAAACAACTCACAAAAGAGGTCTGGCTATTAATAAAAAAGTGATTCTTCCAGTATCACAAGTGCTTGTAATTCATATCCAAACCTTCCAGTAATTCTTAGCtcttatttctgaaaacatagTTTCACAGGATCCcatcttctcttttatttcattctcctacctttttttgtcctttttcttttttcttttactgaacTGCAAGTTAAATTCCTTCCTAAAGGTATTTAAAATTGTCTGACCCATTGTCTGAACTTTAATGTACATCCAATCTGCTGCGCTCCTTGTAATAAAGTTTCCATGGGACATGGTATtcaaaacaattatattttgttCCATGTTGATTTTTCCAGGAGCTCCCACTGCTGTGATGGTTGCTTGGGTCCTCACAAGAATCCATCAACAAAATACCGGGTAAGTCAGAGCTTGCGTAAGGAAATCAAGGTTGTCCTACTTTGTATCGTATTTTGATTTGTTGACAGggtaaaaatagattaaaaacacatcagaaaaaaaacaaaaaacaaaaaacaacaaaatgttcCAAAGTTGTGCATGTAACTTTTAAACTTTATATGcaagtaagagagaaaacaatttttagtCTTCTTATTTTGGTGGAGTattaaaaactggaaatatCATAGTAAgtactgaaaattaattttgattcCTAATGGCCAGTCCTtgacatatttatattttaagaaagtcaatgtttctatttaaaatcAGCTGTAAATTACTAACTCTAATTTCTTCAAATAATTACTTCCCAAACACATTGTGTACTGAAAgtagtttcttctttcatttccattcacttccttatttttttttttttttttttttaatcttttaatatGGGAGCCAGGTATAAAGCAGATGACACATTACTAACAACTACTATGAAGACCTTCGGGTCATTTCATTACTTTACAGATTAACAATGTAGAAACAGTAAATTCTATCGTCTAACACACTTGGCACAtcctattttcctttcttccttcagaaaGTGGGAATACAATATAACCTAGCATGTATGGCGCTTGACTGGAAGGAGCCAAAACTGAGCTGTTTTTGATGTTAAATACATCTTCAGCCTTAAACCAAATACTAACAGACCACTCTGCTCTCTCCCTTCAGCATATCTTTATCAGGGGTCTGGATTTTTCTTGCCTACTTTCCTCATGGTCCCAAAGTCCATATGTGGATGTTTGTAGTTCAGTCTCTGATCTGTGCCCTGCAAACCAGTCGCATTTCCAACAGAAGAGCAGGAAAGAAGCCtacaaatataaatttataCTTCTTGACTTCACTGTGGTTTTTCAACCTTTGCCTCATCCTGAACAAACTTCCTTTAGATTGGGCTGCACAGAAAATTTTAGGGTGGTATCAGTACTGGCAGAAGCCTTTAAATAGAGATTTCAGACTTAGAATCcatcattttcctgtttttgtgACAGAAATACTTTCATATGTTTTTCAAAGCTTACATAGGCTAGATAACATGACTgagtttttttttggtgtttcagATGTTGGGATGATGAAGAAAATGGAGTGGTGTTATGGATCATCAAAGGCCCCATTCTGCTAACTGTATTAGTATGTTCATTTTGTCTTAAGTATCTTTTGAAATGTGAAAGCTAATTTAGTGTCTCCTTTAGGTAAGCTGGGAGGAGAGCCATAGAACATACTATGGTACTGAAAATTATAGTATAGCATGTGGTTTTGTTATAGTTTTTtgcttgttggtttttgttttggggtttttgtgtgtgtgtgtgttttttttttttttctcccaaaacaCCCTAAATCACAACCTAAAGCGTAaatcctatatatatatacatatttatatatataggCATGCTAGGACATAATGGAACCGCCTTCACACCTCCATTCCACATACCAAAGTCATGTCTGTGTCTCTATAAgtcatttctgaagaaaagcaatCCATACTGGCAAGATTCTTAGAATATGTTGCTGGTTTAGTACAAGAAATATATATCAATCATTTTgcctagtatttttttttttttttatgagttCTTAAGATAAAAAAATCTCCCTTGTGCACAAATTTATTCCATCTAAATTTAGGGACGAAAGAGTACATCATTTAGGACTGTATCTGTTATAATCCCTGTCATAAAGGGACTATTTAGACCATGTAATATCTGCTACGTGCTGACAACAAGCACAAATTTATCAGACATAAACTATACTGAAATATGTAGGTCTATATTAAGTCAATGTAATTTTCAGCATATCTTTATGGATAACTATATATTGGTGGgaaaaattaatacaatttcTAAAGTTATTGATTTGATCTGAGAGCAGACCTGCACTGGTTTATAGTAGTGCAATTCCTGTGAATtgggatttttatttaatttgtatcAACCAAAAATTTCTTGTCTTTTCAGATTaactttattatatttattaatgTGATCAGAATTCTAGTCCACAAATTGAAATCTCAAAAGCGAGGAGGGAGCCATTCAAGCCATTTTGTGTAAGTATTTCTGGGTCACTTGATATCAACTCGTTCTAGCTGCTATTAGATGTTTTATGGGCAGGAGCAAAAATTTTCTACTCCTTACcaacagaaagagaaatcctcagaagaaataacaaatgAACTTTCCTTTTCATCCCAAATATCACATCCCTGTTTTTCTTTAGGGGGAAGAGGGTGGGATGAACGTGGGACACAATGAGACAATTAAAATATACAGTGTTACAACTCCAACAGGACCCAGCTTGGAAATGGTAACACTAAATGTCAAGTAGTGTATCCATCTTGCTTCCCAGTCCTTCTGCACAAATGTCCACACCGAGAAAGATGtagataatttaatttaaattctctGGTTCTGGTAAATGAACCCAGtcctttctgtttctgatcCCCTTCACAGTCAATGGGGGTCCCATCAATGCAGTCAGAGGACTCTGGTCTGTTTGACTCATCCTAAGATAGGTAGGCATGACTGTTACCTATGGCACAGGACCCAGCGTAAACCTGTGGCCTTTTGAAGTGAGGTAAAGGCCAAGAAAAATACCTTAGGACATCATCAGTGGCTCTCACACCACTATTTAACAACCAAATcaagcccaatggacagtgATGATAGGATCTCCACTGACAGTTTTGGAAGATGGGATACATGGAGGATACCTACGTTTGATTGAGACCAGTCTCAGGAGAATAGATCAGAGTACTTAGTTTGATTCCCCTGTTTTTGCATGTGTAGCAGggacaaaaacatttaaaagtcaTTCCAGAAAACCTGAG containing:
- the LOC102084926 gene encoding vasoactive intestinal polypeptide receptor 1 — protein: MLSLCWLLLPLAEGIHPECKIFQQVVREEALCLEKNESVSPDLKGCARDWDGLTCWPRATFGEVIKVPCPRFFEEITHIHGFLQRNCTQDAYWSEPFPPYTIACGFDEGSSKGPEDQKSYYSAFWRVYTAGYAASVTSLITALIVFAAFRKFHCTRNYIHMHLFVSFILRAIAVFTKDAVLFADENMDHCLMSTVACKVAVAFFQFSILANFFWLLIEGIYLQTLLLLTFVSDKQYVWWFIFTGWGAPTAVMVAWVLTRIHQQNTGCWDDEENGVVLWIIKGPILLTVLINFIIFINVIRILVHKLKSQKRGGSHSSHFVRLAKSTLLLIPLFGVHYIVFAFFPESTGLEARLYIELGLGSFQGFVVALLYCFSNAEVQSELKKQLCKWKYQEYLNFTHKHGTLSRENSPVNYVTQLSLLEKISPKRKTSVYQNGVTSV